The sequence below is a genomic window from Ipomoea triloba cultivar NCNSP0323 chromosome 10, ASM357664v1.
ttttaaaactttagacaaattatttaaacaaacttCAAATGAATCGCCATAAACAGTAAAGTCATCCATAAACACTTCTATGCAGCTTTCAATAAATTCAGAAAAAATACTCATCATGCATCTTTGGAATGTTCCTGGTGATTACATAAGCCAAACGGCATCTGTCGGAACGCAAATGTTCCAAATGGACAggtaaaagtagtattttcttggtcttcttGAGCAATGGCTATTTGATAGTAACCTGAAAATCCATccaaaaagcaaaaacaagatTTCCCAGCCAATCTTTCTAACATTTAATCAACAAAAGGTAATGGaaaatttttctcaaaaaaaaggTAATGGAAAATGATCTTTCCTTGTAGCTAAGTTCAACTTTCTAAAATCTATGCACATTCTCCAACCATTTTGTATTCTCATTGGTACCAAttcatcattttgattttttaccaCAGTTATACCAGTTTTCTTTGGCACTACATGCACTGGACTTACCCATTCACTATCAGAAATTGGATAGATTATACCTGCATCTAAGAGTTTAAGAACCTCTTTAAATACCACATCCTTCAATGTTGGGTTGAGTCTTCTTTGTGGCTCCCTTGTTGGTCTGGCATCTTCTTCTAAATGGATTCTATGCATACAAACAGCTGGGCTTATACCTTTTATATCAGCTAAAGTCCACCCCATTGCAGTTTTGTGTTCTTTCAGCACTGAAACCAGCTTGTCTTCTTGTTCCTGGGACAACTTATTTGAGATAATGACAGGTAATGTCTCTCCCTCACCTAAGTATACATACTTGAGGACAGGTAATGTCTCTCCCTCACCTAAGTATACATACTTGAGGTCAGGTAATGTCTCTCCCTCACCTAAGTATACATACTTGAGGTGATCAAATGTCTCTCCCTCACCTAAGTATACATACTTGAGGTGATCAGGAAGAGTTTTCAACTCTAAAGTTGGAGCCCGCAACACAGATGGCAACATCTTCAACTCTAAAGTTGGAGCCCGCAACACAGATGGCAACATCTTCTCATGATTTAAAGTAAAATCAGCAtttgaaaaatttaaaccaGTTATTACACCTGATAAAACTTCACAAGAAGAATCAACAAACTCATCTAAATCAAATTCAACTTCTAAATCAAGCAAATTCTCAACAAAAACATCTTCAAAAACATCTTGCACTATTGAATCAACTACATGCACATGATAAAGAGAATGACAATCATCAGGGTACTTCATTgcatcaaaaatattaaatttagcaaTTTCTCCATTAAACTCaacagaaaaaatattaaatttagcaaTTTCTCCATTAAACTCAACAGaaagaatattaaatttagcaATTTCTCCATTAAACTCAACAGAAAGAATACCCTTATCAACATCTATCTTTGTTTTAGCAGTTTTCATAAATGGTCTACCTAGCAAAATTGGAGTTGATTGATCTATTGCATATGGTCTACCTAGCAAAATTGGAGTTGATTGATCTATTGCATCATCATTCATTTTCAAAACATAGAAATCAACAGGAAAAACCAGCCCATTAACTTGTACTAAAACATCCTCTACAACTCCAATTGGGTGCACACAAGAAACTAAAACATCCTCTACAACTCCAATTGGGTGCACACAAGAACGATCAGCTACCTCTACAACTCCAATTGGGTGCACACAAGAACGATCAGCTAATTGAACAACTCCAATTGGGTGCACACAAGAACGATCAGCTAATTGAACAACTACAATTGGGTGCACACAAGAACGATCAGCTAATTGAACAACTACACTAGGGTGCACACAAGAACGATCAGCTAATTGAACAACTACACTAGTTTCTTGCAAAGAATTCATGTTTAAAGATTGATAAATGGAAAATGGCATAACATTAATTGATGCTCCTAAATCTAACATGGCACGCTTAATctttttattaccaattatacaGGGTAGGGTGAACATACCTGGATACTTGCACTTTCTAGGAAGATCATTGCTTATCATGGCTGAAACATTCTTACCCAATATGATTTTCTCCTTGCTCTTCAACTTCCTCTTATTGGTACAAAGTTCTTTTAGAAACTTTGCATACTTGGGAATTTGCTTTATGGCTTCTAGCAAGGGGATGTTGATTTCCACCTTTCTAAAGGTTTCCAGAATTTGATTTTcgtgttcttcttcttttgatttTGCTAACCTTGAAGGAAAAGGGGGTAGAGATAAATTACATTGACCAACAGAGGATTCAGAACTTACCTTGGAATTTTCATTGGCTATAAACTCTTTTTCCTCctttgatttttcttctttttcctcttccaCTGGTAATGAGGATTCTGGCTGAAGTTGCTTACCACTTCTCAATGTGATTGCACTCACATTTTCCTTGGGGTTCACCTCCGTTTGTGATGGTAATTTCCTCGAAGCTTGAGCTTCCAACTTGCTAACAAAAGTGGCTAATTGGGAAATTTGATTACCCAATTGTTGACTACCTGCCCGTGTTTCTTGTTGAAACTGTTGAGTGTTATTAGCAAGTGCTTTAACAATTTCATCTAAAGACATACCAGAATTTGAAGCTTGGGGTTGAGATTGTTGAGGTGCTTGGAATTGTCTGAAATTCTGATTCTGAAACCTTGGTTGCACCCCTTGATTCCCATAACTCAAGTTTGGATGATCTCTCCATCCGGGATTGTACTGGTTTGAAAATGGATCATATTTTCGATTAGGTTGACCAGAGAATCCCCCGATTGCATTCAACTCTTGACTTGGATTTTGCAATGTCGGGCACATGTCTGTGGGATGTCCGACAAATGAACATATTCCACATGCTCCTGTGGATTGCATTTGCCCTACAGCCATTTGACGCACAAGAGTAGTTAAAtctgaaattttattttcaagttgAGAAGAACTTACCTCATTAACTCTACGGATTGACCCATCCGCTCGTGTCCCATATTGTTGAGAGTTTTCTGCCATGGTTGATATTAGTTGTCTAGCATCCGTGGGTGTCTTGTCAACCAATGAACCACCGCTGGCTGCATCCGCCATACTGCTATCCATAGGTAACAACCCTTCATAGAAATATTGTATTAGGTGTTGTTCTGAGATTTGATGGTGTGGACAACTAGAACACAACCCTTTGAACCTTTCCCAATACTCAAACAATGTTTCCCCTGTACATTGCCTTATCCCATATATTTCCTTCCTTATATTAGTCGCCTTAGATGCAAGAAAGAATTTTTCTAGAAATAACTTTTTCACATCATTCCACGTAGTAACTAACTCAGGGGGAATATTATAGAGCCAATCTTTTGCTTTATCCtttaatgaaaatggaaaagCTCTAAGAGTTATGTGCTCATCAGTCACCCCACATGGCTTCATACCTGCACAAACAACTTGAAACTCTTTCAAGTGTTTATGTGGGTCTTCACCAACCAAACCTCGGAAAATAGGGAGTAAATGAATCAAACCAGATTTTAAAGCAAAATCAACCTCAAGATTCGGTACTGTTATACATAGAGGTTGTTGGTTTAGATCCGGTGTAGCTAATTCCCTAAGTGTTCTATTGTTTTGTTCGGCCATTTTACTTACAACCTCCTCGTTTATTGGATAACAGGTTGAATTTACTTCTTCATAGCTCGATGAGCTATTTCTTTGCTTTGTTTCCTTCCTTAGTTGCTTCGCAAGTTTCTCAATTTCAGGAATGTATTGTAATTCTCCTGAATGAGAAGAACGAGTCATGCAACACTAAGGATAACAGAAGCAATGAAAATTAGTAATTCAAGAAACAATTTTTAGTTTcctggcaacggcgccaaatTTTGGCAGGGTTGTCGAACCCCTACAAAATTAATACTGGCTCACTCCACTAATTTGTAGTAGTGGCAAGACCAGGTCGAATCCAAGAGAACTAATGAGGATCGTTTCTTAAATTAAGAGAACTTAGAGTGGgagaaataatttgaaataagtaaataaagtaaACTATAATCGTAAACAAGTTCAGGAATGTGGAATTCTGattcaaggaaaaagaaatattaaagatgTGACTTAGATCATTGGCTCTtacaaataaattgttaattcaaGTACTTAGCCAAAGACTAATCAAGATAGCCATAACTAGCCTTTGATCTCCCTGAATTAATTGATTCAAACTAAGCATTCAAACCAACAATTGTTATTGAATAAACTGGGGACGATAGCGTTCCATATTCACTCAATAACATCATTACACTTAAATGGAAAATAACTAAGCCTAAATAACAGATTGAGATAGCTACAACCTGCAACTTAGTCTTCCTGTCCTTTATGTACTAATcacagtaatataattaatacaggCTACAGAGTCTAATCGTTTATAACAATTACGGATCATAAACTCATAGATAGCAAtaggaaaacaataataaactaAGTTGTCAGTTTATTTCATTATCAGTCTTCCTtgaaaattaactttaaaagaaCAGGAAGTACAtgaattcaacaaattaattgaaatcgAACCTCCCTAAATTCAcaactgaaatttcaattccttgaatcaaaataaataaaatctagcCAGACATGAAGAAAAGCTATTCTAAAATTCTAAGAATATGAAAGGAACAATCTGCTAAAATACATCAGAATAGttctccttttatagggttctgaaccaacaattttccctaaaattattGCTCTTACCAAATCAAAGACTGATTTCTCTCACAATTTCAACCTCAAATTCAAAAGCTTAGTTGATTTTTGATCTTCCGCGAACGAGAATCGGTCGAAATCGCCGTCCGAAGCTCCGCTTGCGCCTTCCGTTTCGCTGCAGTTCGTGGACCTTGCGCTATACATTCTGCTTCGTTACTTTATGTacctaaacaaaataaaataaagttctaaataaATGCCAGCAAACCAAATGAAATAAAGCAAAGCAAAGTGTAACTTAGGGATTATAACAAGTGGGACCACTAAACTAATTATTTAGgttaatataactaataaactcaattatataaatttaattaactaaGTACTCTAATCCTAATATAActaaatatactaaatataattaaatataaaatataaataataaaattaacctataaaatattatttaaatcatGGTATAAAATATGCTTATCATTATGATGGACGTGGGTCGGACGCGAGCGTCCACCTGGCGTCCATCAGAGAGCTCTTTGAATCTGCTTCGGCTCTCTACTTTTGGGCACTGGACGCGGGTTGGACACGCGTCCAGCCTGGCGTCCAGGCTCTGTTTCCTTGCCAATTTTTGGATCTTCTCTCGTTCTTCTCcggctcaaatgcgatcaatatcttctaacaacattcccagaaagagttttgaagtatttcacagattggagagggatttgaagctaaagtAGAGCAAAAGACGAACAAGCCGAcatgcagtagcgccccacgcagcctcacacgcgtgtggctgggcgtggaattattccagagagccaccacgccactcacacgcgtgtgagcaagcgtggtcgggccaagggctattttgggaaattttttccctttctttgtcacctatataaatcccttttgccctaaaacAAAGGGGGAGGAGGAGAAAGATCAGAAAATTAATAGAATAGgatagatagatctagagggttttctcccctcttgggggaaaattccttcatagtttagaatagatcaagggcaagaaggaagattgggattcaagatcaagtttgtaagatcctctttttcaaggggtggtaaccattctcctcaatttctaattcaatacttgtttctttgaatttccttttccttttcttgtttcttagtatgctagagtagattagataggggattggtggccccatggtagatctatgtggatgtttaatattattgctttgatttgtgaattgcttgcttgttggttgttgaacttgtgtggatgatgttctttaagctttgtgccttttgtggccacattaggtagcaaacccaaaggaagtgagtgtgtgcgcgatagtggccacccacgagtctcactcacccacatctccgctcttagtctgaaaggacaagatccgagaggagtagtagacaaagtgttcgatgaaatgccccaaccgaatgaggatgtgggagtccaaagtgtgactccacttggtagtgtgccatgaactccctagtctattccacgacttgcactcgcaaaaccaaccaaagataaaccacatggaaaagcctaaagccccaatctccactttacttttctttatttcacacaaccactatcaaccttactctcttaccaatgaatccaactcctagccattctcgtaactcttttccttcaacctcttagatgccaacacaccaattcgatttccattcgtcatccttgagagacacgacactcggggagtcttgactattcgttttaccaccttcacatacccatacacattcactcccactaaaaccacaacatcattaccccatagagcctttagagggtagcgatccccttgagttcatagtgcattacccttacccttgggaccctagccctcgggactgctgggaggaatggtcgatggtcataaccacctctcggtttttggaccatatcacctggtacgagggggaatggcacctggtctggggataGTTCACATGCCCTGTGTACCGAatgattgactagacgtcgagttcttgggagttttttttttgtttacatattttttttgtagccttagcgATGGCTAAACATGGCTAGTCGGGTCGTAGTTGACCCTTGATCTATATTTTGACCCGAGGGGTAAACTCATGTatttataagtgcaagtatgtatatattgcttAGTTAAGCTTTTTCAGCTGATATGTATATAAGTGTGTAAGCAACTGTTGGGTGGctgttgtggttagaagagttccctttatcatgtgcacctagagtgaggtttatcgcggaatgatagaactctctctaggtgtggcggtaactccctcggatgtacgggaatgtaggtccggggtgttacaaactggtatcagagcctaggttgaacctttgggaatcaggtcgaagcctaggttgtgtggTCTCGATTGTAGGTCGAGGATTTAAATTCGGAGAATTCGATTTTCAAAGCCCAAGTTcgagtcagcctaagtttgcTAAGACTGACCTAAACGACTATTTCAACTGAGTCTAAGTGTGAGCTTCTGGAGCGGAGTTGGAGACCAGGCAGCATCAAAATGGGGTAtctcatcatctgtatttcgcgaaatctcccgattctagaatgcttgcatcaatatttgtgtatctttatgtgcgttaatcattgcttataattgttgtgagtatgcatgatagtatagtgcgttcctaaccgttatgccatagttgagatacctggttgatgagcatgacgaagtgaatgttaggaattgTTGGATAGGACttgggtagctgctatactaactgccactgttgcaaaaatcctcgCCTAAGCCGCCTAGGCAcccacctaggcgctaggcgctccttgACCGTGGCGAATTGATCCCTATGCGGCCGcctaggccgaatttggccgagttaactcgcccaactcgacagagttagccgagttaactcgagcgagtcggcattgttaattttattattatatttatatgtatttaaatttatttatttatataagtaagagaagtaagagatatatatatatatatatgtaatatataatacaatatatgacatacacccacacacatgaattaattttttgtttttataggtcgccgcctagaaccgcctatGTACCGcataggcgccgcctagaccgcttaggcgctagtctaccgcccgagtagcgcctagcgcctactgcaaccatgctaactgcgtagctagctaactccttaagagcttttatgcttcaagaactaacttgaaactgtcgtctggtgaagatgccgcctagacgaaatatgcctgtcggtcagggcgacgatatatcggcaatggaccgtatggctcttgcaatggaacaaatggttggatttatgatggcttagcaagtccagaatcaaaatcacagacagtcgcgagttgattttgcaaaagccATAGCAAGTACGCAGCCACCATATTATGTGGGTGAAAaagacccggtaatcttggaagaatggattaggacgtttgacaagctgctcaatgcagtcaactgtcctgcaAATCAGCGAGTGTCTTCTGCCGTGTATTATCTGAcaaaagcggcagacaactggtggtcaacagctaggcccgacttgctgcaagacccagactttggctgggaggaatttaaggaagaattgagaggacaattctacacggaaaggattaagggaatcaagtgtgaggaattcctgcgattGAAACAAAAGGGAGTAACTGTGCAGGACTATTATGATCAGTATGTGGAGCTGATGAGGTTCGCTCAGAACATCGTGCCTAACGAAGCCAGCAAGGCGAGGAGGTtcgtacgtggactggattggAACGTGAAAGGGGCGATTATACCGTTTTTGTGCactactctcaaggaggcatatgacagagcatccgatcactaccaagtgtacctggatcaacaggaggaAGGTTGATGATAGACAGGGGAAATTCAGGCCAGACAACAAGAAACCTAACCAGGGAAGATTTAATCCAATGCAAGgagaaaggaagggaggaatgaatcagaggagaagttcGACTTGCCGGAGATGTGGACGGGATCACCTCGGagagaattgccaaggggagaagatTAGGTGCTTCAAGTGCGGTttcttggggcacaagtactacgagtgccaaatCAGGATGGACAATTTTGGGACCCCTCtcagaaaaacaatcaaagaggaggattcggtgggaacaccagccagaAACCCGTAGGGGCAGGAAATGGAGGAGGCAACTTTCAACAGGGAAACCGGGGGAGGCCGACTAACGcagctccaaatcccaccaacaaagggaaagcacccgtgggagaaagcagcgcagaaaaccaaggcaagatctacgtcgtcAATAGTAGGCAAGCTCAGGCTAACGACGTTGTAACCGGTACATTtcttattaactcagtacctggcttagtattgttcgatacgggagctaccaattcgtttatatcatctacatttgcggatagattaaagttaaggcctactattgagttagatttgaatgtaagaactgcctcgggaatagtagtagcctgtaaggagggatatgacaatatcacaatagaaatagcgggatccaactgtcctggaaacctcattcgtttcgatCTATAGGGTATTGATGTGGtactaggaatggactggttggataagCATAAAGCCcagatagtatgcagtgagcgaaaggttgtcctacgaggaccgaaggggaggaggatatcctatcgaggaaaggaaaagcaacctgaaccaaggttgatgacgaTGCAGAGACTGAGgaagtacgctcgcaaggggtgtgaagtgtacctctgtttaaTGCAAGAAGCTGGAATAGAAGAAcctgaaataaatcaaatcccactggtgcgtgaatttcccgatgtgtttCCAGATGACCTCAcggtggtgcgtgaatttcccgatgtgtttccagatgacctcacggaaatgccgccggagagggaagtggaatttaatgacctcacggaaatgccgccggagagggaagtggaatttaccatcgacctcgcaccgggaaccgcaccagtcgtggaatttaccatcgacctcgcaccgggaaccgcaccagtctcgaaggcgccttatcgaatggcaccgaaggagatggaagagttgaaggctcaaccggcagagttattggagaagggattcatcagaccaagtgtgtcaccttggggcgcaccggtactgtttgtaaggaagaaggatggaagcctaagactgtgtattgactatagagagctcaatcgagtcacagtgaagaacaaaTACCCATTgtccaggatcgacgatctgtttgatcaactgaggggagcgggcgtgctttcaaaaattgatttacggtcagggtatcaccaggtgcgagtcgcggaacaggatatttccaaaaccgcattctggactaggtatgggcactacgaattcacagttatgccgttcggagtgaccaacgcaccagggactttcatggacttgatgaacaggattttccttccatacttggataagttcattgttgtcttcatagatgacattttggtttattctaagacaccggaagagcacAAAGAGCATCTTAGGACGACGTTACAaatgttgagggaaaagaaacttttcgcaaaactttcaaaatgcgaattttggaaagaggagatagcattcctgggtcacataataactagggaaggaatagcagtggacccaactaagataagagctgtaatggaatgggaaccacCAAAATCAGTTATagaagtccgaagtttcttgggattggcaggttattacaggagatttgtccaggatttctcgaagatagcaagacctttgaccaatctactcaagaagactaccaagtacagttggagtggagaatgcgagcatgcgttccaggaactcaagaagaggttaacaactgccccagtgttaaccttacctataggaacggaaggctatgaaTTGTACACAGACGCATCCCACAAAGGACTTGGATGTGTATTGATGTAGCACGGAAGAGTACTAGCCTATGCATCTCGTCAATTAAAACCGCAcgaggct
It includes:
- the LOC116033171 gene encoding uncharacterized protein LOC116033171: MTRSSHSGELQYIPEIEKLAKQLRKETKQRNSSSSYEEVNSTCYPINEEVVSKMAEQNNRTLRELATPDLNQQPLCITVPNLEVDFALKSGLIHLLPIFRGLVGEDPHKHLKEFQVVCAGMKPCGVTDEHITLRAFPFSLKDKAKDWLYNIPPELVTTWNDVKKLFLEKFFLASKATNIRKEIYGIRQCTGETLFEYWERFKGLCSSCPHHQISEQHLIQYFYEGLLPMDSSMADAASGGSLVDKTPTDARQLISTMAENSQQYGTRADGSIRRVNEVSSSQLENKISDLTTLVRQMAVGQMQSTGACGICSFVGHPTDMCPTLQNPSQELNAIGGFSGQPNRKYDPFSNQYNPGWRDHPNLSYGNQGVQPRFQNQNFRQFQAPQQSQPQASNSGMSLDEIVKALANNTQQFQQETRAGSQQLGNQISQLATFVSKLEAQASRKLPSQTEVNPKENVSAITLRSGKQLQPESSLPVEEEKEEKSKEEKEFIANENSKVSSESSVGQCNLSLPPFPSRLAKSKEEEHENQILETFRKVEINIPLLEAIKQIPKYAKFLKELCTNKRKLKSKEKIILGKNVSAMISNDLPRKCKYPETSVVVQLADRSCVHPSVVVQLADRSCVHPIVVVQLADRSCVHPIGVVQLADRSCVHPIGVVERMF